A section of the Leminorella richardii genome encodes:
- a CDS encoding sugar ABC transporter ATP-binding protein — MKPFISLANISKTFYGVKALDNLALTLLPGEVHCLAGQNGCGKSTLIKIISGVYQPDDGASIEIDGRPYSRLSPVDSVKAGVQVIYQDLSLFPNLTVAENIGIHQYHKKAWVNGGEIRRIAEQTVKSIGAELDLDAMVETLPIAQRQIVAICRALAQEARLIIMDEPTASLTMQEVKGLLKMVHDLKKRQICVVFVSHRLDEVMDISDRITVLKDGKLIGTYPAAEIDNKKLAFLMTGQAFSYECLPPIQQQGEVALEVKNLSRSSEYRNVSLRVHKGEIVAVTGLLGAGRTELCLSLFGLTKPDSGDILVEGKPVHFSSNRDAINAGIGYVSEDRMSTGLVMEQSINDNIISTILSRLKTALKLINKSKSDEVVNGLVKQLTIKIGSVNLPVNTLSGGNAQRVAIAKWLAIKPKVLILDSPTVGVDIANKAGIYQIVSALSENGIAVLMITDEIDEAFFNSHRILVMRKGELTSEFLPGETTEAELAEVVNG, encoded by the coding sequence ATGAAGCCATTTATTTCACTGGCAAACATCAGCAAGACGTTCTACGGCGTCAAGGCTCTGGACAATCTGGCGCTCACTCTGCTGCCTGGAGAAGTTCACTGTCTGGCTGGGCAGAACGGCTGCGGAAAATCGACCCTGATAAAAATCATCTCCGGCGTCTATCAACCGGACGACGGTGCGAGCATCGAAATTGACGGTCGCCCCTACTCTCGCCTGTCCCCTGTGGACTCGGTCAAAGCGGGCGTTCAGGTTATCTATCAGGATCTTTCTCTATTCCCTAACCTAACGGTTGCCGAAAACATCGGTATTCATCAGTACCACAAAAAGGCCTGGGTTAACGGGGGAGAAATCCGCCGCATTGCCGAACAAACCGTTAAAAGCATCGGCGCCGAGTTAGATCTAGACGCCATGGTAGAAACGCTGCCTATCGCACAGCGCCAAATCGTTGCGATTTGCCGAGCGCTCGCGCAGGAAGCCCGGCTGATCATTATGGACGAGCCGACCGCCTCTTTAACCATGCAGGAAGTTAAAGGGCTGCTGAAAATGGTCCACGACCTGAAAAAGCGGCAAATTTGCGTGGTGTTTGTCAGCCATCGCCTTGACGAAGTGATGGACATTTCCGACCGCATTACCGTCCTCAAAGACGGCAAGCTTATCGGCACCTACCCTGCCGCAGAGATAGACAACAAAAAGCTGGCCTTCCTGATGACTGGCCAAGCGTTTTCCTACGAATGCCTGCCTCCGATTCAGCAGCAGGGTGAAGTGGCTCTAGAGGTGAAAAACCTGAGCCGCAGCAGTGAATACCGCAACGTTTCTCTGCGCGTGCATAAAGGGGAAATCGTCGCTGTGACCGGCCTGTTAGGCGCGGGGCGTACCGAGCTTTGCCTAAGCCTGTTTGGCCTTACTAAACCTGACTCTGGCGATATTCTAGTGGAAGGTAAGCCTGTTCACTTCTCCAGCAACCGCGACGCCATCAACGCAGGCATCGGCTACGTGTCGGAAGACCGCATGAGCACAGGGCTGGTGATGGAGCAGTCAATCAATGACAACATTATCTCCACCATCCTGTCGCGGTTAAAAACCGCGCTGAAGTTGATTAACAAAAGCAAGTCTGACGAGGTGGTAAACGGTCTGGTAAAACAGCTGACCATCAAAATCGGCAGCGTTAACCTGCCGGTCAACACCCTGTCAGGCGGGAACGCCCAGCGCGTCGCTATTGCCAAATGGCTGGCGATCAAGCCTAAGGTACTTATCCTCGACTCCCCTACCGTTGGTGTAGACATCGCCAACAAGGCAGGCATCTACCAAATCGTCTCTGCGCTGTCGGAAAACGGCATCGCTGTTCTGATGATTACGGATGAAATCGACGAAGCTTTCTTTAACAGCCACCGGATCCTAGTGATGCGTAAAGGCGAGCTAACGTCGGAATTCCTACCGGGAGAAACCACGGAGGCCGAGCTGGCAGAGGTAGTTAATGGTTAA